The genomic DNA ACTCTCCTAATCAATAAGATGCAGAACCAAAACCAGCCGAGCCTTTGTAAttcacattttcccgcgcttcagacaTAGCGCTTATTTTTACATTTGAGTTCTAATTGGCTCCTCCCGatgggaaaattttcaattgagtgtcaaaaacaatccgggattgctttgtttCTGCGTTACtttgcactgtgattggtccagaaaactcgcgccactctatcaaccaatcagaaacaaaattaaaacgtTGTCGccagcgttttcccgcgctttaggcagtttgaaGTTTAtcgttttggttttacgactcTCAATCGAAAACCTCTTTATTTTCATGGTTGGCTGAATTATGTACCATAGTTTGGTTTTACGAAACTGAATCcgtgagatatttttttttacttccgaGCTTGATCACCGGGACGTCCTCAAGAGCGATAACGTTTGAGATGTTTTCATGACACCTGCAGAACAAAGCTGACATGAAATATGTAACAAAGTAAATAACGAGGTAACTAAGGcacaaaaataacaaatctCAACTTATGTTTCTGACAAATGCCTTTCCCTTAAAAGTAATATCAAAACGTTTTGCTTCAATTATCAAAATTTAAACGTACCTTCAGCTTTAATCACCGCTATCCAAGTTCCGATAAAAATCAGAAGAGCCtctctcttaaaaaaaagataagaaaaacagAACGTTATCCTTGGCCGGATATGGTGTTTGTTCCACTCCATCCATTTGAGACAAGAACACCGCTTTCGTGTTGGTCGACGTTTTGAAACTCTGATGGCCATCAAAGGCGTATTTCTAAACCTTTAGCCTCGttcaagaacattttaaaacagtCAACTTACCTTGAATGTTGAGAATGACGTTAAAACTTGCATATCCTCTTATAGTTTTGTTCAGACCTGCTTTTTGTATTAGTAAAATTTCAAGCATCCATATAACTGATTAGCAGATCGGCCGTTCTTAGGTATAACTGTATAGGAATTTTGTGTCTTCTTTTGCATCACGCACCAGAGGTTATGGATTCTTAACCAGAGCCCTTCAGAAGTAAGATAATAGGCTAGTATTTCGGATAAATCCtcaatgaataatttattaTCAAGAGGAAGTGCTCGGCAGTCGATTGGTTATAGTTTGTGTTCCTAGGGGGTCATTAGCAAACAGAATTGACTTTATTGAATCACAGTTggaagtaaaaataaaagtctGTTAATTTTGGGACTACATGAGATAAAAAGTCATTTTCGGCTTTATCAAGGTTAGAATTTTGATAGCTCTACGATGAAATATCAAAGTATTTTTCAATTATATGGAGGAGTGAAATAGCCAATTAATGTCCGCACCGCCTATGTTACTGAAAGTGTTTctccataagaaaaaaaattaaaatattgtgtTTATCTCCTAGCTCACCCCCATAGCTTGATTATTTAACATTTTCTAATATTCTCATATGAAGACGCAAAAATGTGCATAGCACAAcatcactttgatttttacaagTCTGTGAAtttattggaaagaaaaacggactcagttcgatttgaaatcagcgctgggaaataaaaaagttaaaaaagggTCGTTGTTTACCTAACTGAATGAAATGTTTACGTTGGTTTTGTGCTTCGGGGCAAAACGTGGTGAGCCTATTTAGGAAGATATGGTATCAGTGCTGCAGACATTTAACGCATATTGCTGAaggcaagtaaaaaaaatccagcTAAATATTTATTAGAAGACTAAAGTCGTCACGTtggtaaagagaaaataaactatGAGAATAACTAATGTAAGGACAATCCAACAGAACACGTGATATTGATCAGATTCCTTCACGGAAAAGAACCCTCGTTAAAACTTGCCCCGCTTCCGATGAGTGGTttcgtagctcagttgataacagCGCCCATCGAAAGGATTAAAATCCCGTCGaggcctaaattttttcagactttttttCTACAACTGCGTAAACTACAGCTTACCTGCAAGGATGATTTCGTAACTTGGAGCACTCAATAGCATTAATAAGTGATAAGAGAGACTGACTGTTTggtaaacaggaacacgaagCAGGCATGCATACTCAAGTTCATTTGCATGAGAAACTACTATCGTAAGTGGACCGGAAAGCCGTAAATTGTGAAAACAGTCTTTGAAGAGAGCGACAAACCTAATATTTTCGGCGGAGTTAACTCACGTTAAAAGAAAAGTTCTCTAGCTGACTAATTACCAACGTTATCCTTTGAATTAATAATTAACGAACTGCTGGTTTTCTTACGAGAACTACAAATGAAGGCCCTTATTTCTATGATGTTTTCTAGTGACGCTCACATAGGCCACGTAGGACTGTCAGCTCGTTATTTGATATCATTCACAAGTTGGAATAAAATTCATGTTATTAATTGAAATgatagtttgaaaaaaattatttaccacAACTACCATTTTCGACTTCTTTGATAATCGCTCCGTGTAAATATACTCTTCTCCAAGATGAAGTCTGAGTTCAAAATTTCCATCTCAAGAAACAGTCATTCTCATACTGTAGCAAGAAATCCTCCATCAAATAGCCCTCACAAAGAAATCAAGTCAACGCTTTTTAAGATTATTGGCAAAAGTTTGAACTGAgaattgaattatttatttaatagaCGTTTTGCTAAGAGAACAAAGTAGCTGAATTTCATAACATAACGTGTGCGCGCTTTTTAGgtcattcatgctgaaagcaatCGATGAGGTATTGTGGtgaagcagatgttgacggaagttgcattgtggaccgtgaacggaagtagtctcgcatgctacccctccccacttagtgaaagtcaacttaatttcgatgaagctcagaaactcacgtggaaagaaataaattgtttttatggtttaataaagataataacGTCAAATCACAATTCCgaacttctaaaaatgcaacttgcatcgagaagccgaaatgttGACACCTAGGGGACccgtagcgggttcatttcaacacaaGCTGTGACCACGCGGAAGAGCATCAGAGGCAGCCATATTGGTAAGCCACGTATTTGCATTCGTCTTCAGTTGGTACAAAGTAATCATTGCTTTATCATTGTGCTTTTCCTCAggagctcttcaacatacagtccacacatcaatcatagcggccaagatactctcagtaaaattttttttcgagctccaatatttcggtccggacttgaggctcgctcgaacaaaaacagcaataccaatccggtcagtaaaaaatgcagactgcagactgcagaccgggtacaaaatgcagactaagtacaaatgcagactgcagactgagaatttatactgttttttcgtctggtacGAGATAACAagtcatcttacaacttaccgagcgtcacgcaatcgcttttccgcgattctctttcacgattatttgcactattgtggaatattccttgcccgtttcttgatcacaatcgttcttaatatagTTTCAAGCCTCCATATAGTCTTTTCACTTTGCGCACGAGTTAGTTGGTGTGATGTCTAAAacagaatttaccaacttaataaaagtagatgtaagATGTAgctgtagatgtaaatgagatgtcactatggaatatttaacacgcgcattattcgagaaacaattgacagctttgcacgtggtccacacgtttcatctttttaaccgttatgtgttcattttgttaACAAcaatgcggaccgagaccaaaactgttccttcgacttcaTATATGTTCAACGTTCAAGGGTGTACACACACTGACTTTCACATATGTGCCTTATATTGCTATTAACGAGCTTAAGATCCGACGACGGCAGACACCTAGGACGGCAGACTTGGTCGAGGGGGCTTGGGGAAAGGTCGCCGTTCCAATGGCGCGAAAAATAGCCTTAAGATAGCGCGCGCGACGGCGGCTGTAGTGGCTTTCCTCTTCGAAGTTTAGGAAAAGCGATGGCTACCTTTAGAAAGGCTTGTGAATTGTTGATCGCAAGTTtcgatgatggtgacatttCAGAAGATGAATTTTTACTGTTGTATGATGCCAACATTTCAAAGAATTTCGATTATCCTTACCAGAATTACGAAGATTTTGACCTGGAAGGACTCGGTGAAAGTGAGTGCTTGGCAGAATTTCGTTTCCGAAAAAGGGACATACCAATTCTCGCAGACGTAATGGGGCTGCCTGATTCGTATCGATGTGAACAAGGGACTGTATGCGATGGAATTGAAGGCCTTTGTCTTTTGTTAAGAAGATTGGCGTACCCTTGTAGGTACAGTGACCTAATCCATCGTTTTGGCCGCCCAGTACCAGAAATTTGTATGATCACTAATTATGTAATGGAAACTGTGTACAGCTTACATCATCACCGTCTGACAGCATGGAACCACACCTTAATGAGCCCCCCTCTACTTCAGAGATATGCTGATGCCATACAAAGGAAAGGAAGTCCCCTGCCGAATTGCTTTGGCTTCATAGATGGTACAGTAAGACCCATTTGCCGACCACAAGAAAACCAAGGAATTGTGTACAACGGACACAAAAGAGTCCACGGATTGAAATACCAATCTGTTGCATTGCCCTGTGGTATGATAGCCAACATGTATGGGCCAGTAGGTAATGGAAATTATTCATTTCAAGTTTCAATAATAAATTCATGTGAAATACACAACTAGTCAATAAGATGTAACAGTGTATGTCTGCAACCTGCCAATAAACTACTGTTTAAAGTTTTGGTATTTATTCTTTAGTATTTGTAGTCAGGTCAACTGATGTATAACAACAACTATAATTAATGTAAGAAGGGTTCAGAATCCATTTCAGAGGGTACAAGGTATAATAACACCAGGGTGAGAGCAGAGGAGAATGGGGAGCTTCCCAAAATATGCACAGAGAATGTTCCAAAACTGCAACAgaccctccccccacccccataTCAATCCTCTCTAATCATACAAAAACGTAGTCAAAAGGCcataaaatttgaacaaaacaacAGCATTTAACGTATTCAGTTACTCAATGCTTTTCTAAAAGTCTCAAAATGATTTGTGACTGCTGTTGTTGCATGGCAACAAACATCTGCTGAAACTGTTGCATTTGATTCTGTTGCTGCTGGACTTGCTGGGCCATCATTTGCATCATTTCTTGATGTTGCTTTTGAGACTCATCTTGCTTTCTTCTCTCTATGTCCAGGCGCTGCATGTGCAATTCCAACTCTTCAGCTTTCCATTTCTGAACCATATCATTCTTCTCACGCAGATACGCCACTGTGTCCCCACCACTCCTCCTTGTGACTTTTCGCTTAGGTTGTGCATTCTCTACATCCTCGAATTCATCACCATCCTTCCTTTTCTGTGTTGAACGCATGCTCTCCATTGCTCTATTCCGCATCTCGACAGCTTTGGCACTatcctcttttttcttgtcaacTTCCAGACTATTTTCAGCATCAGCCTCCTTTTCCAGTATTTCCTCCAAAGCTTTCTCAACATCATTCATGTCAGTCTCAATGCCACTagcctttttctcttcttgtaactttttcttttatttttcaatgagTAGTGTGTAACGCTCTCTCACTGAGCGCTTGTTAACTTTAAATCTTGGAATTTTCAAGGAGTTGAGATTACTGGCAATTTTTTCCCAGATCTGCCCTCTTGCGATACTTCCCTTTTTAGCTTTAAAGGGTTCTAGAGCCAGAATTTCTTGACAGAGAGAGTGGTCATGATCATCTGTTCATTCCATGTTAGATctacattttaagaaaatataatatGGATATTTAAAAATCCTGGTGAGTCTGCTAAGACTAAGTCTGTCAGTTAAGAACTCTCCAAAGTAAATCAGAGCAGTCTTGTTTATGTGTGTTgtggttaaaatttttgtttgcggGTTTAAAAATGCTCGAACCACGTTAagtttttgtttccctttgtcTCAGGTTATGGTAATAGATGCGAGAAAAaggataataacaataaaaagagaataaagaatgaaaaatggtttaaaactttttaaattgacactggaaaaatttgaatcaCAACATGGACATGTATGCAAAGCAGCATAATACAGGTATAAACTTATCATTATGATAAATGTTTAACCAATTTCCGACAGCAAATTTTTCACGCTTAATCTAGGACGTTTCTTTACGGCTGAAAAAACATCACCGAAACTGTTGATTATAAAAACGTTCTCAGATGATCCTTGTTGTTGAACTCGAGAAAAGACAAATGGAATAATATCATGGCCATCAATTTATGCACGAAGAAGTCTAcgaatttttaattgaaataaagaaattattaaacttACTGGGTTGCTTTCTTTCTTGACATTGAGCCAATACTAGTAACGAACTGTTTATGAGAAAGGCAAACgaataaagttaaaatttcctcgaacaaatagtttatttttgcttggCTATTTCACAGACATCCTCTCATAACAATAAACGGTCAAAATTGCCAACAATTTTCGCTCAAAGTAAGTTCAAACGGCGTTATTTTGCAAAAGTTTACTCACGTTTTAGCCGCGACGGCAAAATGGCCTCCTTCACGTCACAGACGAGGCCGCTACGGCGGGAAACCTCACAACAACGGCAGCCGGAAGTAATTCTGGCGGTAACTTCACTTCCGCTTGCCGTCCCAGATGTCTGCCGTCGTCGGATCTTAAGCTCGTTATTAGCTTACACGAGGAATCGGCGAATTTTTACAGGGAAAATGTGACAATGAGATAGTAGAGAGCATAGTTTTTGACGCCATGACAAACGAGGCAGCGGAAAAGAGTTCAGATGAAGTATTTCTTAATAAATATTTATCTCTCAGATTCTTACAGAAAggcttttttttcacaaaaaaactatgGCCGATAGATAAATATTCTTCTTTTACTGAAGTTTCCAATGCAGTAATACTCTTCTACCTTGTTATTCGATCACAAACACCAGTGTTTCTATTCGTCGATCATGGAATTAGTACGGATTATAAGTAACATGATGGTCATCTGTGTGCCTAGGGTTTTCGCAGGATAGTTTGTGCAATGATACGCTATGATATGAAACTGATATCTCTTCATTTGTTGTTGTACTACGAATAGTAAACTGACCTCGTATTTTCCTATCGGAGTAACTGTTGTGAGACTTGAGCGGGAAGTAGTAGGATAAGATGAAGTCATTAGTGACTGTTACGCTATCAGGAACAAATGCAGATGTATGGTGATTGAGTAGAATAGCCAAAGACTTCAAGTGGCGCTTAAATACGGCtcaaaaattgatgaaaactaATGTTGTTGCTCACTAACTTTTCTATCCTTTTTCCATTGCGACCATGGTGCACTTCGCGTTTGTCTCAGCTGGAGCAAAAGCGAGCGTTATGCCTTAGGCGCAGGACAATAGGAGTCACGTGGAGATTTTTTGGTAAAAAGTaaggcgcgagttttctagacaAATCAAAATCCAGCAAAGTGCCTAAAGGTCCTGAAGTGTGGGAAAATGATTGCAAATGATCAATCAAAATGATGGTGCGAATTTTCTAGAACAATCACAAAGCTCGGCTACGCAAAATGATTGCAATCTTGAACTACTTAGGATACCCGgttgaagttttccctttcaTACCTTCTCAGTGAGAGTTATGGTGTTTTCCTTGGAATATCCGCTTTCACTATTCGATCTCGAAGTCGATTGAAGAACATTCTCGAGACATGCCGTTATACTCGTCGATGATTCCTCTAACTCTGcagaaaaaaactcttcaatGTCACCAAGAGCATATCTCAGTAATTCAGTTGTCGTATCTGTCAATTTCATCGtttcattctaaaaaaaaattacgtgtAATAGTGTaatttgatcgtccgggtgagtgtagttctgagaAGGACttttgtcggtagtggtgactgacgtttcgacaacctgagcggaattTATCATCGGAGTAAAGTGAATAATTGTCAGGGGAGCCTGATCAAATGCTGGAGGGgagggtaaccttgcaatggatcAGCATCTCATTCAGGGGGGGAGTAGTGTATTCTTCATCGCTTCATGCTGAGGAAAcacaacaactattcacttgaccCTGAATGTAATCTTTGCGTTAAGGGATCACACCGAAAAAAACATGATAGTTATGTACTTTTACTGCAGTGTTTCCGCAGCCATCACAGTCCTTGGTTTCTTGATCTCTCCCTGCCATTCTGACCACACCCATAATCGTTCAGGACATCTGAAGGTCCTCCGGCGTAATGGAAGTAAATATTTCCGCTAAAGTGCTGGAAATCTActcccaaagaaaaaaataaaagattgacGTGAAAATACAAGGGAATGTCAGAACCGAAAACGTGGGATTTGTGCAAGGAAAACGAAATTGGAACCAATGTCCGTATCTAACCAATtgcccacccacccctcccctaacccgacATTAACCTTAGTTTGCTATCAGTTGCCTGTTGgtgggttaagggaggggtaggtacgtGTTGATTCCTCAGTTGTTTGTCTAGATCGACGTTAACAACACTACTGCAAAGAGTGGTTGGATAAAAAAGCCTAaccttcttttttaatctttgtgGCTTTCTAAAGATGTATCAGTGTGTTACTGGTTGcctaaaatatgaaaatttgaCTTTGCATCATTGTCAATACACCTACTAGTGCTTTGGTATCTCGGCTTAGTGTTTGTCCACAATCTGTTTTCTTGTTGGCTGACTTGAGGACACTTATAGCGAGCTGCGAAGCCTTGCTGATTTCACCTATTTTCAGAAATCTAATCCAAGTCAttgatttttcaaattattaaaCTTTTCACCTTTTTGGCAGCCTCTTCCACCGTTGAGTGGCAAGTATGAAGCCCCGAAGAAGGCATCACCtgatgaaaaagaagagaaggaCCTCGTTAAGAATTATGTTGTTTGGTCTTTTCTCGAGCGTGGGACAAGGAAATAAATTCTGAGTCCACTGGAGGAGTAGAACTATAGACTTTCGAATTCCGCTCTCTGACGCTCTAGCACTGAGCAATAGAGGCTATATGGTGCGTTAGGCCATTTTCAGGTTATAAGAGGAAACGgaaggggatcagtcgtcgccaacagagtttACAGAGGGACTAtaggaaattgactgccagtTAACTGCCAATGAGAAGGAATGACAAGAACATAACTACGGAGCCCTATtgtggggaggggggaagtAACATCTGCTACATCTGGATTTGGTGCACTGCACATCGCATAACACCGTAAACTAAATACGATTTTTAATACGCTTAATATAGGTGTTGGGtctaaaaaaaacactcaatcTTGGTCTCCAGATCTGACTAAAGGAGTGTCAGCTGAGTTCAGCTTCTTTATTTTTATAGGTTTAAAAACTTCGGATGTATGCCAATTTTGGATTATCCCGTGTGGGGATCAGTCAGGAGAGAATCCTGGAATTCGTCCGTGAGCAAATACAAACGACACATCAACATCATTTGATTTCAAAGAGTCAAAACTCTTCTTCGGATCTTTaacttttgtttctctttcatattTCAGAACACAAACTGATCAAGTGGTTCTCCCTTTCACGAAGGGGGACACTCCCTCATTTGGCGCAGACAGGTTTGGTTCTCAGCTCCATGGATCTTACACACTCTAAACGATCGAGTCCATATACGTGACAAGGTGTGTCCCAGAGTACTGAACAATGCGATAAataagaaaacatttcaaattagAATTCCAGCGAACGAGGTTTGCTTTTTTCTAGGGAACTTCCCACGGTGAGCCTCTTCATGTGGTGATGAAATCTATTATGGAAAATTGATCATGGTGTGGTCGTTTATGAATTAATTTCAGGAACATTTTTGAGGCGTCCCAACAGTGACGATTTAGCACATTACCAGAGGTTCCTGGGACCCTGTGCATGTGATCATTAGAGCCCATGCTCAATCAACCGTTTTAACCGTTAGATTTCTGCAACCGAGAAATCTGGGAACTAATGTTAAGTCTCAGCGGTGAGGTGGCGATAAACGAAAATGGTTCAACATTCTGTAATGCTTTGACCTGATAGCCTAAATGTATTGACTAAGCATGGGCTTTAATGATCACATGCACCCAAGAAACCCTTACAAAAATTCCCCTCCTGACTTCAGGGTTCTTGCCGATAAATTTGAGTACTTTCGTAAATTTGTAAAGGAGAACAAAGCTGGGGAATTCAGTATAAACTTCAAAGATCCAGAATCACTGCGCGCTTTGACCTGTGCGTTGCTAGAGAGTGATTTTGGTTTAAAACTCAGCATTCCTTTGGATCGACTGATACCTACCGTTCCTTTGCGTCTTAACTACATCCTCTGGATTGAGGATTTACTCGCCTGTGTTCCAGACGCCCAACGTCGCGCAGTTGTGCGTGGTTTTGACATTGGTAAGGCTTGAAGCGTTCGATATTCTGAGTGTGTGTTAATTTAAGTACTTATATAAGCTCTAATATAAGAGGGATGaacgaaatttcactttcaagattGGTTCAGTAATTTTACCGAGACTTCACACAAAATTGGTGTTACGCAATCTTCGTAACAGCTGATAATCAATGCGTTCATTTGGTACCCTACCCtcaactcaacaacagtcaactaaTAACAACTTAGGGCTCACGTTGGGTTAGGGTTGGGGTTGGTGTGCCAGTTGCTCAGATTCTGACAGAGATCCAAAGCATGAATATTTTAGGAATGCATAGGCAAAATGTTTACTAAAAGCTTACTTTGGAAAATGTTTAGTGCACTGGATGTTGACTTTGAAGTGTTCTTTAGTATGGCTTTATCAAAAAACGACTTTGATATAGTCTTCAGGAACTTTTACGCACAACCCCATACTTCATTCTCCttttttaactcccatgagtgaccaaaacaaaattcttccttccctatatca from Pocillopora verrucosa isolate sample1 chromosome 2, ASM3666991v2, whole genome shotgun sequence includes the following:
- the LOC136279206 gene encoding uncharacterized protein, whose protein sequence is MATFRKACELLIASFDDGDISEDEFLLLYDANISKNFDYPYQNYEDFDLEGLGESECLAEFRFRKRDIPILADVMGLPDSYRCEQGTVCDGIEGLCLLLRRLAYPCRYSDLIHRFGRPVPEICMITNYVMETVYSLHHHRLTAWNHTLMSPPLLQRYADAIQRKGSPLPNCFGFIDGTVRPICRPQENQGIVYNGHKRVHGLKYQSVALPCGMIANMYGPVGNGNYSFQVSIINSCEIHN